The proteins below come from a single Methanobrevibacter sp. genomic window:
- the gatD gene encoding Glu-tRNA(Gln) amidotransferase subunit GatD — protein sequence MTYKEISKEFLDKANVTVGDTIKVTKEDISYEGILLDRSEDAKDAYIVIKLDSGYNVGVNIESATIELIEKGDQPKIGFEGDTIEKDPNKSNISIISTGGTVSSIIDYKTGAVHPKFTAEDLLRANPELLDLANYDVKALYNILSENMRPEYWVKAAESIADDINNGADGIVIAHGTDTMHYTSAALSFMVKTPVPIVITGAQRSSDRPSTDAFLNIYNSCGAALSDIAEVTVLMHNSLDDGDCALHKGTKVRKMHTSRRDTFRSIDSEPIALLRDGKVKSVNLPYTKRGENGLELFTDIESKVALIKSFPGIESEIIDYHIDKGYKGLLVEGTGLGHVPDYMIDSLQRANDEGIPVVMTSQCLYGTINMNVYSTGRLLLDAGVISGMDMTPETAYVKLAWALGQSESVDEVKRIIQTNVAGELNESSSLKYFLN from the coding sequence ATGACTTATAAAGAAATTTCTAAAGAGTTTTTGGATAAGGCCAATGTTACCGTTGGAGATACAATAAAGGTAACAAAAGAGGATATTTCCTATGAGGGAATATTGCTTGACAGGTCTGAAGACGCAAAGGACGCTTATATTGTAATTAAACTTGACAGCGGTTATAATGTTGGAGTGAATATCGAATCTGCAACAATTGAGCTTATTGAAAAGGGAGACCAGCCTAAGATAGGATTTGAAGGGGACACTATAGAGAAGGACCCTAACAAATCAAATATATCCATTATATCTACTGGTGGTACAGTTTCTTCAATCATTGATTATAAGACTGGAGCTGTTCACCCTAAATTCACCGCAGAAGACTTGTTAAGGGCTAATCCTGAGCTTTTGGATCTTGCCAATTATGATGTGAAGGCATTGTATAACATCTTGTCTGAAAACATGAGGCCCGAATACTGGGTAAAGGCTGCAGAGTCCATCGCTGATGACATAAACAATGGCGCTGACGGTATAGTGATTGCCCATGGTACAGATACCATGCATTACACTTCAGCCGCATTGAGCTTCATGGTCAAGACACCGGTCCCTATTGTAATAACAGGTGCTCAAAGAAGTTCAGACAGGCCTTCAACTGATGCTTTCCTAAACATATACAACTCATGTGGAGCCGCCTTGTCAGACATTGCAGAAGTTACAGTATTGATGCACAATTCATTGGATGATGGCGACTGTGCACTTCATAAGGGAACTAAAGTTCGCAAGATGCATACAAGCAGAAGGGATACCTTCAGAAGCATTGATAGCGAACCGATAGCTCTCTTAAGGGACGGTAAAGTGAAATCAGTCAATCTCCCATACACAAAACGTGGAGAAAACGGGCTTGAATTGTTTACAGATATAGAAAGCAAAGTTGCCTTGATCAAATCATTCCCTGGAATTGAGTCCGAGATAATTGATTATCATATTGACAAGGGATACAAAGGATTGCTTGTTGAAGGAACAGGTCTTGGACATGTTCCTGATTATATGATAGATTCATTGCAAAGGGCAAATGATGAGGGCATTCCTGTTGTAATGACTTCCCAATGTCTATATGGTACAATAAACATGAACGTTTACAGTACTGGAAGACTCTTGCTGGATGCCGGTGTGATTTCAGGTATGGACATGACTCCTGAAACCGCTTATGTGAAATTGGCTTGGGCGTTAGGCCAAAGCGAAAGTGTGGATGAAGTTAAAAGGATTATTCAAACCAATGTTGCTGGAGAATTGAATGAAAGTTCTTCACTTAAGTATTTCTTGAATTAG
- the nadE gene encoding NAD(+) synthase, with protein MEAKEQCVKWIQDFFEENGKGCNAVVGISGGKDSAVVAALCVEALGKERVIGVLMPNDVQSDIDFAKLLVSHLDIRHYIINIKDAVNGVLNQMIESDIEISEQTRINLPPRIRMSVLYAVSQSNNGRVANNCNLSEDWVGYATRYGDGAGDFSPLSNLTVTEVKEIGRSLNLPNEIVDKVPIDGLSDQSDEEKLGFTYDVLDRYIRTGEISDKNTKDRIDYLHDLNKFKLELMPSFEYKQD; from the coding sequence TTGGAAGCAAAAGAGCAATGCGTTAAATGGATTCAAGACTTCTTTGAAGAAAACGGTAAAGGATGCAATGCTGTTGTAGGCATCTCAGGAGGCAAGGATAGCGCTGTTGTTGCTGCATTGTGTGTAGAGGCTCTTGGAAAGGAGAGGGTCATAGGAGTGCTGATGCCTAATGACGTCCAGTCAGACATTGATTTTGCAAAGCTTCTTGTAAGTCATCTTGACATCAGGCATTATATAATCAATATCAAGGATGCTGTCAATGGTGTTTTAAATCAAATGATTGAATCCGATATTGAAATAAGTGAACAAACAAGAATAAATCTTCCGCCAAGAATTCGAATGTCTGTTCTATATGCAGTGTCACAATCCAATAACGGTAGGGTTGCAAACAACTGCAATCTCTCTGAAGATTGGGTAGGTTATGCTACAAGATATGGTGATGGTGCAGGTGATTTCAGTCCACTCTCAAACCTAACCGTAACTGAAGTTAAGGAAATAGGAAGAAGCCTCAATTTACCGAATGAGATTGTTGACAAAGTGCCGATTGATGGACTCTCCGATCAATCTGATGAAGAGAAGCTTGGATTTACATATGATGTATTGGATAGATACATACGGACCGGTGAAATTAGTGATAAAAACACAAAAGATAGAATCGATTACCTCCATGATCTGAATAAATTCAAGTTGGAGCTTATGCCAAGTTTTGAATATAAACAAGATTAA
- a CDS encoding 2-oxoacid:acceptor oxidoreductase family protein, which yields MDNIKVTDNVEKVQKSEIEERVIKKPESLYDSFPRKGNDIYNTHYCAGCGHGILHKLIAEVMDELGIQERSVMISPVGCSVFGYYYFNCGNVQTAHGRAPAVATGISRAEDNAIVMSYQGDGDLASIGLNETLQAANRGEKIAVFFVNNTVYGMTGGQMAPTTLIGEKTVTCQNGRDANFAGYPLHMCELIDNLKAPVFIERVSLANPKLIRKAKIAIKKALMIQKEGKGYTFIEALSPCPTNIRRDVKGVEDFLINEMGKEFPVKRFRDLSKEREPKERPVSDFSIETLDKVFGIDRTKEIKEVEEYFDDIKVKIVGFGGQGVLSTGLTLAQAACSEGKEVSWYPSYGPEQRGGTSNCSVTISAKTIGSPVVEECDILIAMNKPALEKYSIDVKEKGIILYDSRAGNYTKDNLHVKDDVEIIAIPARAIATEVGNAKAMNTAILGALMELGADSPILSKEAFENGIRDTFAAKPKLIDVNLKVLEAGAEWLRENRK from the coding sequence ATGGATAATATTAAAGTTACTGACAACGTTGAAAAGGTACAGAAAAGTGAAATTGAAGAAAGAGTTATTAAAAAGCCAGAATCCCTATATGACAGCTTCCCTAGAAAAGGAAATGACATTTACAATACCCATTACTGCGCAGGTTGCGGTCATGGTATCTTACATAAATTAATTGCAGAGGTAATGGATGAATTGGGCATTCAAGAGAGATCAGTCATGATTTCTCCTGTAGGATGTTCAGTATTCGGATATTATTACTTCAATTGCGGAAATGTGCAGACCGCTCACGGAAGGGCTCCTGCAGTTGCTACAGGTATTTCAAGAGCTGAAGACAATGCAATTGTAATGAGCTATCAGGGAGATGGAGACTTGGCTTCCATCGGTTTGAATGAGACCTTGCAGGCTGCTAACCGTGGAGAAAAGATTGCTGTCTTCTTTGTAAACAATACCGTTTACGGAATGACCGGCGGACAGATGGCACCAACCACATTGATTGGTGAAAAGACCGTTACCTGCCAAAATGGAAGGGATGCAAACTTTGCAGGCTATCCGTTACATATGTGCGAGCTTATAGACAACCTTAAGGCGCCTGTGTTCATTGAAAGGGTCTCTCTTGCAAATCCTAAACTCATCAGAAAAGCGAAGATAGCCATTAAGAAGGCTTTGATGATTCAAAAGGAAGGTAAAGGATATACATTCATTGAAGCATTGTCACCTTGTCCGACAAATATCAGAAGGGATGTTAAAGGTGTTGAAGACTTCCTGATCAATGAGATGGGCAAGGAGTTCCCAGTAAAAAGATTCAGGGACTTGTCCAAGGAAAGGGAACCTAAGGAAAGGCCTGTAAGTGATTTCTCAATTGAAACCCTTGATAAGGTGTTTGGAATCGACAGAACAAAGGAAATCAAGGAAGTTGAAGAGTACTTCGATGACATTAAGGTCAAGATTGTCGGTTTCGGAGGCCAAGGAGTATTGAGTACAGGACTCACACTTGCACAGGCTGCATGCAGTGAAGGTAAGGAAGTGTCCTGGTATCCAAGCTACGGTCCTGAACAAAGGGGAGGAACCTCCAACTGTTCTGTAACCATTTCAGCAAAGACAATCGGTTCTCCTGTCGTTGAGGAATGTGACATTTTAATCGCAATGAACAAGCCTGCTTTGGAGAAATACTCAATTGACGTTAAGGAGAAAGGTATCATTCTTTATGATTCACGTGCAGGAAACTACACAAAAGACAATCTTCACGTAAAGGATGATGTGGAGATCATCGCCATTCCAGCAAGAGCCATTGCAACTGAAGTTGGAAATGCAAAGGCCATGAACACAGCTATTTTAGGTGCTTTGATGGAATTAGGTGCAGACAGCCCTATTCTTTCCAAAGAGGCATTTGAAAACGGTATCAGGGATACCTTTGCAGCAAAGCCAAAACTCATTGACGTAAACTTGAAGGTTCTTGAAGCTGGAGCCGAATGGTTAAGGGAAAATAGAAAATAA
- a CDS encoding 3-methyl-2-oxobutanoate dehydrogenase subunit VorB — protein MSNQIVKGNTAVIIGALYAGCDCFFGYPITPASEILHEASKYFPMVGRKFIQAESEEASVNMIYGGASTGHRVMSASSGPGISLMQEGFTFLAGAELPAVIVDVMRAGPGLGNIGPEQGDYNQIVKGGGHGNYRNIVLAPNSVQEMCDLTMKAFELSNKYRNPVIVLADAVLGQMAEPLKFPTEAIEPKIDDSWAVRGSKETMNNLVTSIFLDFNQLEDFNFEIQEKYEKIRQNEVDYEEYMVEDAEIVLVSYGTSSRLSRTAVDVAREKGIKLGLLRPITLFPFPEARIRELADKGVEFVSVEMSNGQLREDVKAAAGYDEVHLVNRMGGNVIELKDILNEIYEMVGSDERHKVHSDDKDYDHATYLNDKEYQEELDNDNYYNHRVVD, from the coding sequence ATGAGTAATCAAATCGTTAAAGGAAATACAGCAGTTATCATTGGAGCGTTATATGCCGGCTGTGATTGTTTCTTCGGTTATCCGATCACCCCTGCAAGTGAGATTCTCCATGAGGCTTCCAAATATTTCCCAATGGTAGGAAGAAAGTTCATACAGGCTGAAAGTGAAGAGGCATCTGTAAACATGATTTACGGTGGAGCTTCCACTGGTCACAGAGTCATGAGCGCATCATCCGGACCTGGTATCAGCTTAATGCAGGAAGGATTCACTTTCCTAGCTGGTGCTGAATTGCCTGCAGTTATTGTGGATGTAATGAGAGCAGGTCCTGGTTTAGGTAATATCGGTCCTGAGCAGGGAGATTACAATCAGATTGTAAAAGGTGGAGGTCATGGAAACTATAGGAATATAGTATTGGCACCTAACAGCGTTCAGGAAATGTGTGATTTGACAATGAAGGCATTTGAACTTTCAAACAAATACAGAAACCCTGTAATCGTGCTTGCCGATGCGGTACTCGGTCAGATGGCTGAACCTTTGAAATTCCCAACTGAAGCCATTGAACCTAAAATCGATGATTCATGGGCTGTAAGAGGCAGCAAGGAAACCATGAACAATTTGGTCACCTCCATTTTCCTGGATTTCAATCAGCTTGAAGACTTCAACTTTGAAATCCAAGAGAAATATGAAAAGATCAGACAGAATGAAGTCGATTATGAGGAGTATATGGTTGAGGATGCTGAAATCGTACTTGTATCATATGGAACAAGCAGCAGACTGTCAAGAACTGCAGTTGATGTTGCAAGGGAAAAAGGCATTAAATTAGGCCTTTTAAGACCGATCACATTGTTCCCATTCCCAGAAGCCAGAATCAGGGAATTGGCAGATAAAGGTGTTGAATTCGTCTCTGTTGAAATGAGTAACGGACAACTCAGAGAAGATGTGAAGGCAGCTGCCGGTTACGATGAAGTTCATTTGGTCAACAGAATGGGGGGAAATGTAATTGAGCTTAAGGATATTCTTAATGAGATTTATGAGATGGTAGGCAGTGACGAGCGTCACAAGGTACATAGTGATGACAAGGATTACGATCACGCAACTTACCTTAACGATAAGGAATATCAGGAAGAATTGGACAATGACAATTATTATAATCATAGGGTAGTCGATTAG